The Flavobacterium jumunjinense genome includes a region encoding these proteins:
- a CDS encoding reverse transcriptase domain-containing protein codes for MTTEKDWFKDRGYPHFSNKTPLSIKKEIERYISNAEKVAKHSFYPLIFKEIKQRRYKLSDFNGKVRRSHKKLDKKGTVVSNTKIREILYASHIDAHIYSYYTQKVITPKYEDYLAKNSVLSNSISAYRQILTDDKIKFKNNVHFAKDIFDEIKKREHCVVLAFDIENFFPTLNHKQLKLIWAKILGCKTLPKDHYSIFKAATRFSYVKLNDLRTKNNHFDEKELMRLKKEGKHTFFNSIKDLINSDIIIHKNQKKKNGKLIGIPQGLPISALLANIYMLPFDEAIIENLTVPKNIFYRRYSDDIIVICKENEVDLVENFVSEEIRKIELVISLEKTEKTLFKVDNNKLQCYKLDKEGNQTKDIPLNYLGFEFYGYKTLVKSKNLAGFYRNMKDAVNRRAKRVEKINEKYLLDESPIYKRKIYRLYSFRGTKSRLLSSKRSELKNGKLIVTSFNRKYRGNYIKYIYKASEEMNAPEIKKQIRNHWKILQRTLKKHQFSNLKK; via the coding sequence ATGACTACAGAAAAAGATTGGTTTAAAGACAGAGGCTATCCTCACTTTTCTAATAAAACTCCTTTATCAATTAAAAAAGAGATTGAGAGGTACATATCCAATGCAGAAAAAGTAGCTAAACATTCTTTTTATCCATTGATTTTTAAAGAAATCAAGCAAAGACGCTATAAACTTTCTGATTTTAATGGAAAAGTTAGACGTTCACATAAAAAACTAGATAAAAAAGGAACTGTTGTTTCCAATACAAAAATTAGAGAGATTTTATACGCTAGTCATATTGATGCTCATATTTATTCCTATTACACTCAAAAAGTAATTACTCCAAAATATGAAGATTACTTAGCCAAAAACAGCGTTTTATCTAATTCGATTTCAGCCTATCGACAAATACTAACAGATGATAAAATAAAATTTAAAAACAATGTTCATTTTGCAAAAGATATTTTTGATGAAATAAAGAAAAGGGAGCATTGTGTTGTTTTAGCTTTTGATATTGAGAACTTCTTTCCTACTTTAAATCATAAACAACTAAAATTAATTTGGGCAAAAATTTTAGGTTGTAAAACATTACCAAAAGATCATTACAGTATTTTTAAAGCAGCTACGCGTTTTTCATATGTTAAATTAAATGATTTAAGAACAAAGAATAATCATTTTGACGAAAAAGAGCTTATGCGATTAAAAAAAGAGGGAAAACATACTTTTTTTAATTCCATAAAAGACTTAATCAATTCTGACATTATTATTCATAAAAATCAAAAAAAGAAAAACGGAAAATTAATTGGAATTCCTCAAGGTTTACCAATTAGCGCATTGCTTGCCAATATTTATATGTTGCCTTTTGATGAAGCTATTATTGAAAATCTAACGGTTCCAAAAAATATTTTTTACAGACGTTATTCAGATGATATTATTGTAATTTGTAAAGAAAATGAAGTAGACTTAGTTGAAAATTTCGTTAGTGAAGAAATTAGAAAAATTGAATTAGTAATTTCATTAGAGAAAACAGAAAAAACCTTATTTAAAGTAGATAACAATAAACTACAATGTTACAAATTAGATAAAGAAGGAAATCAAACAAAAGATATCCCTTTAAACTATTTAGGTTTTGAGTTTTATGGTTATAAAACATTAGTTAAATCAAAAAATTTAGCTGGGTTTTATAGAAATATGAAAGATGCTGTTAATAGAAGAGCTAAAAGAGTAGAGAAAATAAATGAAAAGTATCTTTTAGACGAATCTCCTATTTATAAACGAAAGATTTATCGCTTATATAGTTTTAGAGGAACAAAATCAAGATTGTTAAGCTCTAAAAGATCTGAGTTGAAAAATGGTAAACTTATAGTAACTTCATTTAACAGAAAATACAGAGGTAATTATATAAAATACATCTATAAAGCTTCAGAAGAAATGAATGCTCCTGAAATAAAAAAACAAATAAGAAATCATTGGAAAATTCTTCAAAGAACATTAAAAAAGCATCAATTTTCAAATCTTAAAAAGTAA
- a CDS encoding 6-phosphogluconate dehydrogenase has translation MSTFKKIIIYVVIATTLSITGYMTYVYYVPYSKGTRSGELIKISNKGYVVKTWEGEISQGISGAQIFKFSVLDNDQEVIDSLQSLQGNFVKVEYVERLRTFFWWGDSRYFITKAEKEDSPYFNNGK, from the coding sequence ATGTCTACATTCAAAAAAATAATCATCTATGTTGTTATTGCAACAACGCTTTCTATTACGGGCTACATGACTTATGTTTATTATGTTCCTTATAGTAAAGGTACTCGATCTGGAGAACTTATTAAAATTAGCAACAAAGGCTATGTTGTGAAAACTTGGGAAGGAGAAATTAGTCAAGGTATTTCTGGAGCTCAAATTTTCAAATTCTCGGTTTTAGATAATGATCAAGAAGTTATTGATAGTTTACAATCGTTACAAGGAAATTTTGTAAAAGTAGAATATGTAGAAAGACTTCGCACATTTTTCTGGTGGGGCGATTCTCGCTATTTTATAACCAAAGCAGAAAAAGAGGATTCTCCTTATTTTAATAATGGAAAATAA
- the rmuC gene encoding DNA recombination protein RmuC yields the protein MNTSILIIVTFIIALSIGFYIGKLLSKTQSQAEKSGLEERVNGLTSQIEQLKIQFQSEKNQYEKNIAQVVTDKETVQREKESYAIHLAKKENDFDNLLERNKEQKQEVEQLQEKFTKEFENLANKILEEKTNKFTEQNKENMKIILNPLQEKIQLFEKKVEDTHKESIDYHAALRQQILGLREMNDKMSKETVNLTKALKGDSKMQGNWGELVLERVLEKSGLEKGREYEVQQSFTTEEGNRVMPDVIINLPDGKKMVVDSKVSLTAYERFVNEEDDDLKAGILKEHVTSVKRHVDQLSDKNYQDIYQMESPDFVLLFIPIEPAFALALNEDNTLYNKAFEKNIVIVTPSTLLATLRTIDSMWSNQKQQENAMEIARQAGALYDKFEGFVTDLIKIGKKMDEAKSEYGNAMNKLVEGKGNLVRSAEKLRKMGAKAKKALPESIIKRATEEEFDQIN from the coding sequence ATGAATACATCTATACTTATTATAGTAACATTTATTATAGCCTTATCTATAGGTTTTTATATTGGAAAATTACTTTCTAAAACACAATCGCAAGCTGAAAAATCGGGATTAGAAGAACGTGTAAATGGTTTAACAAGCCAAATAGAACAATTAAAAATTCAATTCCAGTCTGAGAAGAATCAATACGAAAAAAACATAGCTCAAGTAGTTACCGATAAAGAAACGGTTCAAAGAGAAAAAGAATCGTATGCTATTCATTTGGCTAAAAAGGAAAATGATTTTGATAATTTATTAGAACGCAATAAAGAGCAAAAACAAGAAGTAGAGCAATTGCAAGAGAAGTTTACTAAAGAATTTGAGAATTTAGCGAACAAAATCTTAGAAGAAAAAACGAATAAATTCACAGAACAAAACAAAGAGAACATGAAGATTATCTTGAATCCGCTTCAAGAAAAAATTCAGTTGTTTGAAAAGAAAGTAGAAGACACACACAAGGAGAGCATCGATTATCACGCAGCTTTACGTCAACAAATTTTGGGACTTCGCGAAATGAACGACAAAATGAGTAAAGAAACAGTGAACCTTACTAAGGCACTAAAAGGAGATAGTAAAATGCAAGGAAATTGGGGCGAATTAGTATTGGAACGTGTATTAGAAAAATCGGGACTAGAAAAAGGTCGCGAATATGAAGTGCAACAAAGTTTTACTACCGAGGAAGGAAACAGAGTTATGCCCGATGTTATTATCAATCTTCCTGATGGAAAGAAAATGGTAGTCGATTCGAAAGTGTCTTTAACAGCCTACGAACGTTTTGTGAATGAAGAAGATGACGATTTGAAAGCAGGAATTTTAAAAGAACATGTTACTTCTGTAAAACGTCATGTGGATCAATTGAGTGATAAAAATTATCAAGACATTTACCAAATGGAAAGTCCCGATTTTGTTTTACTTTTCATTCCTATCGAACCAGCTTTTGCATTGGCTTTAAATGAAGATAATACATTATACAACAAAGCTTTTGAGAAGAATATTGTTATCGTTACTCCTTCTACTCTTTTGGCAACACTTCGAACAATTGACAGCATGTGGTCGAATCAAAAGCAACAAGAGAACGCTATGGAAATTGCACGACAAGCGGGTGCTTTATATGATAAATTTGAAGGTTTTGTTACCGATTTAATTAAGATTGGTAAGAAAATGGACGAAGCAAAATCAGAATATGGTAATGCCATGAATAAGTTAGTAGAAGGAAAAGGAAACTTGGTTAGAAGTGCCGAAAAATTAAGAAAAATGGGTGCAAAAGCAAAGAAAGCACTTCCAGAAAGTATTATTAAAAGAGCTACAGAAGAAGAATTTGATCAAATAAATTAA